Sequence from the Tripterygium wilfordii isolate XIE 37 chromosome 10, ASM1340144v1, whole genome shotgun sequence genome:
TGCATTTTATGAGTTAATATACCAGtacaaatatttcgttgataaatgatttttcgttgatgtgagacaaaCTTTTCGTTGGTTACTTCGTTAgttttcgtttaactcagacaatttttcgttgataaaacatttatatGGTTGATAATATAACGATTTCAATGAAGTGGGTTTCTCACCCAACaactttaaccatggctagatgTATAGCGCAGAAGATGTTCGACCAATCGTAAATGGCAGAAAGTTTACACTTACACTTCACCATTCTGTTAGTGTAATAAAAACTCCAGTAAATATTTTTCGTTGCTAAACTTGTGTATTTTCGTTGCTAAaggtgtatattttggttgctaaACGTGTGTAATCTCGTTGCTAAATGACTGTATTGTCGTTGATATCGACAGCttttttagttgataactgttttacttttcttatatCATACCAATTGCAgttatttcgttgataactgtttAAATTTTCGTTGCTAAACGTGTATAATTTGTGCCTGTTTCGTTGATAACCCTGTTACTTTTCGTTGagttttttggttgaatactcACTTATTTTGTGATTCAGAAATGGAAGAGGTTAGCATATTGGTTCGTTATTGTGGGTCTTGGGAAAAGGTTGGTCTCAGTTATGCATATAAGGGTGGGAAGAGTAAGGGCATGATCATTCCAAATGACATTTCCTACAACCAATTATTGGATATGGTGTACGAATTGACGAATATCGATCGTCGGACACATAACATCCAATTGAAGTATATTTTCAATGTCCATGGTCCAACTGAACCTGTTGAGATTAAAGGTGACAgggatgttcatttttttgtacGATGCAACAGCGACAAGAACATACCTGAGACATCTCTATGCATTTCAAACACTGATAGAGAGgtatatgatgatgatactgAGGTAAATTTTGAGTTAAATAATGATCGATATGATATTGCAGATACAGAATTGTTTGAAGAACCTGACATAGTTGGATTCAACCGGAACATTGATGATCGTAACGAACCTCAAATAAATATATCAGAAGTTAACGCCAATGATCATACAACTGCCCAGGAAAATTTTTCTTCTGAAGGTAATGCTGGATTTGCCGGTTCTAATTCAATTGGTGCGTCACAAAGCTGTGGTAATATGATCTCACCTGTTGTACATGATGATTCATATGCTGTTTTGAAAGTCGGAGAAATATTTCCAGACAAGAAGAGCTTGTTTAAAAAGTTATGCATGCATGTGCTTCATTTGCACTTCGAATTCAAAGTGGCAAAATCGACAaaaactctttttgttgttcgATGCAAAGTAAGTGAATGCAAGTGGTGGCTTCGAGCAACGAGAGTTGATGACACTTGTTTTTTCGTCATAAAGGTATATCGTGACGaacatttgtcttcttcttgttttgaatttcatgaAGCTCGTCAAGCAACAGGTTGGGTTGTGGGGGAATGCATTAAGTCTAAATATGAGGGGGTTAATTGCATTTATAGACCAAATGACATTGTCAAGGATTTTCAGAGAGTGCATGGAGTTTCAATCACTTATGGGAAAGCTTGGAGGGCTAGAGAAAGTGCCCTACATTCATTACATGGTACGCCAGAACAATCTTTTGCTGaacttccctctttttttgcaCAATTGGAATCAAACAATCCAGGAACGGTTACACATATTGAGTTGGATTCTATCAATCGATTCAAATACTGTTTCATGGCCATTGGACCATCATTAAGAGGTTTTCGTACTTGTATAAGACCTGTAATTTGTGTTGATGGAACTCATTTGAAAGGTAAGTATCTTGGAACATTATTTGTTGCCACATGTTTGGATGGAAACAACCAGGTTTATCCTTTGGCTTTTGGAGTAGGGGATTCAGAAAATGATGATGCGTGGACATggttctttgaaaaattgaatggaGCTATTGGAAGCAtggattcacttgtttttatatCGGACAGGAATGCAAGTATTGAAAAAACTATCCGGAGAGTTTTTCCAGAGGCCATACATGGTGTTTGTATGTATCACCTTGGTCAGAATTTGAAGTCCAAAAAGTTTAGTGATTCCGTCATCCCTCTATTCTACAAGGCAGCAAAGTCATACAATAAGGTGGAGTTTCACCATATCATGAATCAAATACTCAGATTCGATGCAGGTAATGTTTTCAAGTATTTAAGTGAAGCTGGTTTTGAGAAATGGTCTAGGGCGTATTTTCCTGGACAACGATATAACATCATGACAACAAATATAGctgaatgcttaaatggaatattgagggatgctCGAACCTTACCTATTGCGAAGTTCATGGATCATCTACaatctttattacaacgatggtttcatgagagacgatcaataGCTCTTGAAATGAAAGGTGAACTGACTGACTATTACGATAAAGttgcagaagaaagaaggaataggTATTTAAAGTAATTTAATTCTCGTTGATAACCTTGAGAAATTTCGttgatgatttgtttatttCGTTTAGAATTTAGTTATTTTGGTTGATAAAACTTCGAGAATTTTCAttgatgatttaaatatttcgtttagaattttgttgttgtagttGATAAAATGTATCGTTGataactttgatgattttggttgatgatttatatatttcgttgagaattttgtgtttttcgtTGACTAAAGTTTCGTTGATAACTTTTATTTTCTCGTTGACTATTACaattttatcgttgataattaaaattttgaaacttttcAGGGCTAGGGTCATGACTGTGGAGCCTATTAGTATAAATACTTTTCTTGTtaaagatggtgatgatggaggACAAGTGGATTTGGCCAGCAAGACTTGCTCCTACAGAGTTTTTGATATTGACCATATACCTTGCGTCCACGCCTTTGCAGCATGTAGAGTTAGAAAATTaccaataatttcattgtgttCGCAATATTATCGTACTGATATGCTGCTGCTGGCATACGCAGAACCAATCAACCCTGTCTTGAACACAGACGCTAATGTTCTAACTGAGGAATTGAGGGTTGTCTTGCCTCCAGAAACCAGGAGAAAAAGTGGACGACCAAAGAAACGTCGAATTCCATCATCCGGTGagcaaatacaaaaaagaaaatgcagtcGTTGCAAACAAGATGGTCACAACCGTCAAACTTGTAGCGAGCCCATTTGTTTACACCCTAGCACGTCAGCACAATGAGAGTTATGATTGAACTTGGTCGTTGGTATTTATTTGTTAGGCTATCTcatgtttcgttgataactattacttgtaacgttgataagtcttactgtttccgttggtagttatgttatggtgcatagtttttcgttgataactattacttgtaacgttgataagtcttactgtttccgttggtagttatgttatggtgcatagtttttcgttgataactattattcgtaacgttgataagtcttactgtttccgttggtagttatgttatggtgcatagtttttcgttgataactattacttGTAACGTTGATTACTCAAACTGTCTTCGTTGGTAAATAtagaatatcatatatataaatgaaataattacagttgtttatattaaataaacataatatgttaatcaaataaaaattacGTTCTCATCGTGCCCATTTTCCATGTCTCGACTGCAAATTTTTTCCTAATAAATCCCATGTCCTCAGGTTTCAAAATGGTCACGTCCTTATCGGCTGAGAGAATCTCTATGAATTTTATACAGAACATGCCGCAGTCCGAACTGAACGAAAAAGCAAGcgaaattaggtcaattatttattagaagaatatttattaaaggaatatcaAACCTTACCCATTTTGTTGTTGAGGAACTTCAGGTTGACGCTCTATGGTCCATGGAGATTCATCGTCGATGACGTTGGCCCGCTTCAGCATCTTGGGGATCAATGTTGCAATGGATTTCATTTCATTACTAAATGTCTCCTGTCTGGTGTGCTTGATAAGTGAATCATAACAAATGATCCTCTTTTCTTGAAGGTCTATCACACCAGCAGCCCAATGATCAGCAGTTATATTAATTGGGAAATAAACCCTATCCAAATTGGACCAAGAGACCATATTTTCCTTAGATCCGTCAACAAAATGCAGTAGAAGATCATCACGGTCCCAATGTGAAGGCTCATTGTTCTCTTCGTGCAATTTGTAACGGATGTTGAGATatgtcaggaaaaaaaattatgttgaaatatcaacgaaaaaatatttatgttatcaacgaaaaagtgtATATTATAAACGAAAAGTGTAATATAAATGTCAACCTAAACATAGATAAAATCAACGAGAATTAAAATACTTACATGAAAAGGTGTATTCATAATAGCACATTTTTGTCTGAAAATATCAGTATTATCAGACATTCTTTTACGAATGAACTCGAATGCAACGTCAAGATGCTGCAGAacatatttatatcattataagaaataaagtaagtttatcaaccataaacaccaaaacaaatacagttatcaaccaaatctatatgcatatatcaaccaaatctatatgcatatatcaACCTAAATAGAAGCAGTAGTCAACGTAAAAGTAATTCagttataaaaataatttaaaaactttcattaacataataactaatttataaatttctatatcattAACAGAAAACGTAATATACAAATTAAGAGTTATAAGTGCGTACCGTGTCTAGTAGCCACTTGCTTTGGTCGATGATTGTATCAAACCAATCCTTTTTTGCATCAATTATTTTTAGATCAATTGTCTTATCATGATTGATGGGATTCTTAAAGAATTCATCCATTTCAACTTCCCATTCGTTAGGAAACTCTGAAATAGGATTGAACTCTGGGAggatctttctcttcttcttggaaGGGTCAGTATATGGTGACACTTGGTACGGACccctcttcttcaatcttttgcTCTGATACTGTTGACCTTCTGTTGCAAGCTTTGCCAACAAACGTAATTTATTAGCATCAGTATCATCCTCCTCATTAGCAATTGAACTACTCCCATCAACCATTTCTTCGACTGAGGCATCAACCAGTTCATCAGGTTGATCAACCTTAACTTCAGAGATACCAACCATAAATTCATTGGTATCAACCTTATCTGAAGTCATTGCAACCGTGTTGTCAACCATAAACGTAAGGTTATCAACCTTAAGTTCACTGTTATCAACTTCAAACTGGTA
This genomic interval carries:
- the LOC120007346 gene encoding putative ubiquitin-like-specific protease 1B yields the protein MVSWSNLDRVYFPINITADHWAAGVIDLQEKRIICYDSLIKHTRQETFSNEMKSIATLIPKMLKRANVIDDESPWTIERQPEVPQQQNGSDCGMFCIKFIEILSADKDVTILKPEDMGFIRKKFAVETWKMGTMRT